A genomic window from Acidobacteriota bacterium includes:
- a CDS encoding HU family DNA-binding protein — MTKAELVEEVSRVSDLTKGHSEAIVNLVFQSIIEALKRDEKVELRGFGSFRIRRRRSRQGRNPKTGVKVFVPEKKIPYFKPGKELKELINETSG; from the coding sequence ATGACAAAAGCAGAGCTCGTAGAGGAAGTTTCCAGGGTTTCTGATCTAACGAAGGGGCATTCAGAGGCCATCGTCAATCTTGTCTTTCAATCAATCATCGAGGCTCTCAAGCGCGACGAGAAAGTGGAATTGAGAGGTTTCGGCAGCTTTAGGATCAGAAGGAGAAGATCCAGACAGGGAAGAAATCCAAAAACAGGCGTCAAGGTCTTCGTCCCCGAGAAGAAGATACCCTACTTTAAGCCGGGAAAAGAATTAAAAGAGCTAATTAACGAAACGTCCGGCTGA
- a CDS encoding HIT domain-containing protein: MYENIYAPWRFKYVTSSSDSDECILCAARGAGKDEEKYILFRGRYGFIILNLFPYNNGHLMIVPNDHVIYLSDLSPETLQEMLEMASKCEDILRKVYAPKGFNIGMNIGKCAGAGIKDHLHLHVIPRWEGDTSFISILSGTRIIPEDIDTTYQKLRPFFS; the protein is encoded by the coding sequence ATGTACGAAAACATTTACGCTCCCTGGAGATTCAAGTACGTGACCTCTAGCTCAGACTCCGATGAATGCATTCTTTGCGCTGCCAGAGGGGCTGGAAAAGATGAAGAAAAGTACATACTGTTTCGCGGACGTTATGGTTTCATCATCTTGAATCTCTTTCCATACAATAATGGGCATCTCATGATAGTTCCCAACGATCATGTTATCTATCTAAGCGATTTAAGCCCGGAAACCCTTCAGGAAATGCTGGAAATGGCTTCTAAATGCGAGGATATCCTCAGAAAAGTCTATGCCCCTAAAGGGTTTAATATCGGAATGAACATCGGGAAATGCGCAGGAGCCGGCATCAAAGATCACCTGCATCTTCATGTCATACCCAGATGGGAAGGGGACACCAGTTTCATAAGCATCCTCTCCGGAACGAGAATCATTCCTGAAGACATTGACACAACGTACCAAAAACTAAGGCCATTCTTCTCATGA
- the miaB gene encoding tRNA (N6-isopentenyl adenosine(37)-C2)-methylthiotransferase MiaB, which produces MKRYFIKTWGCQMNDHDSEKISGVLSSMGYAPSAALSDADVILLNTCSVREKSFQKAFAFLGRLKKMKEENPSLIIGFCGCVAQQEGSRIFERAPHVNFIMGPRSLGSIEKLIDQSSSSSICLDPLWKDDFSMIRFESFVRKTFPKAYITIMEGCNRGCSYCIVPQTRGREACRPFQEIIREAIFLSESGFLEIELLGQNVNGYRFEDKTFVDLLRGLLKIHSLKRIRFTTSHPSHLSLEIMREMKENDRMCNHVHLPVQSGSDRILKLMNRGYTARDYIEKVFWLKENIKDFTLSTDIIVGFPGEDDSDFKDTISLIEKIEFQNIYSFAYSPRPGTPAAKLNDNVPHSVKLERLHSLQNLQTSIQEQANREWIGRDVQVLYDGKSKKDNNMLSGRTKNNKIVNFYCREPLKDRIVTVKIKDSSVHCLIGELILS; this is translated from the coding sequence ATGAAAAGATATTTCATTAAGACTTGGGGATGCCAGATGAATGATCATGACTCAGAAAAGATTTCTGGTGTGCTTTCCAGCATGGGATACGCTCCCTCCGCCGCTCTCTCTGATGCGGATGTAATCCTTCTCAATACATGCAGCGTCAGAGAAAAATCCTTTCAGAAGGCGTTCGCTTTCCTCGGCCGCTTGAAGAAGATGAAGGAAGAGAACCCTTCTCTGATCATCGGCTTCTGCGGATGCGTGGCACAACAGGAAGGATCAAGAATATTCGAAAGAGCTCCTCATGTAAATTTCATCATGGGTCCTCGTAGCCTTGGAAGCATTGAAAAGCTCATCGATCAATCTTCGTCATCTTCCATCTGTTTGGATCCCTTGTGGAAAGATGATTTCTCGATGATCCGCTTCGAAAGTTTTGTTAGAAAGACATTTCCGAAAGCCTATATCACAATCATGGAAGGATGCAACAGAGGATGCTCGTATTGCATTGTCCCGCAGACCAGGGGCAGGGAAGCGTGTCGCCCATTCCAGGAGATCATAAGGGAAGCTATCTTTCTATCGGAATCAGGTTTTCTAGAGATCGAGTTGCTCGGACAGAATGTTAATGGATATCGATTCGAAGATAAAACTTTCGTCGATCTTCTGCGCGGGCTGTTGAAGATCCATTCTTTGAAGCGCATAAGATTCACAACATCACATCCTTCACATCTCTCGCTCGAAATAATGCGAGAGATGAAGGAAAACGACAGGATGTGCAACCATGTTCATCTGCCAGTCCAATCAGGTTCCGATAGGATTCTTAAACTCATGAATAGAGGGTATACTGCAAGAGATTATATCGAAAAAGTCTTTTGGTTAAAGGAAAACATTAAAGATTTTACTTTAAGTACAGATATTATAGTTGGATTCCCTGGTGAAGATGATTCAGATTTTAAAGATACAATTTCTCTAATTGAAAAAATAGAATTCCAAAATATCTATTCTTTTGCTTATTCTCCAAGACCTGGCACACCTGCTGCCAAATTGAATGACAATGTACCGCATAGTGTTAAATTAGAAAGGTTGCACTCTCTCCAGAATTTGCAGACATCGATCCAAGAACAGGCCAACAGAGAATGGATAGGAAGAGATGTCCAAGTCTTATATGACGGGAAAAGCAAGAAAGACAACAATATGCTTTCTGGAAGGACAAAAAATAACAAGATCGTCAACTTCTATTGCAGAGAGCCACTTAAGGATAGGATTGTAACGGTCAAGATCAAAGATTCTTCTGTTCATTGTCTCATCGGTGAATTAATCTTAAGCTAA